AGAGAGTCAAGGTCATACTCACAATGCACATTAAACGCACTGCGCCTCCAACAACATCGAATATGGCAAGTGAGCTTGGTAAATAATCCAATCCAGAACTGGGCCTGTGCCCAGCAACATAAAAGAggacacaaaaaataaaacaggtgGGACTCGTGACGTAAAGGCGACGTGGTCCTCCCGCACAGGTACTGGAGAAGGCAGGGAATAAATGGGGCTGGTGGACGCTAGTCAATGCAGAAGGGGAGGCTGTCTGCACTGGCAGTAAAGTTCGCCTTCTGGTAGCGTAATAACATGACATATCCATTTCCGCTATCTCCTGTTATAGTAAACCAAGTTCAAAAATTCTTGCGGTAACATGCTCCCTAGATGGCACAAAGCAACTTCCAGCGAGTAACCAAAATTCCAAATTGGGCCTGGTGAGGGGTTGTGTACACAAATGTTGCCGCATTTGGGCATGTCACCACTACTAAGCTCCTAGGGTGAACCATAAGCATGTAGGATACATGGGGAATTACGGAGACATGTACACTTAGATGAAACCACTTGCAAAATTTTGGCAAGCGTCAAAGCAGCCAGTTGTATTTTACGAAATTCGTTAACAGCCGAGACCTACAAGGAAACATTTGGGAACATGTACTGTTTAGGAAGACTTATACTGGTCTTTCGAATCTTGGAAGTTTAGTAGCGTCAGCTGGCATCATGCCTTGCACAACTCTTTCATTCACAATGTCACTTGTATGTGTGTACCGATACCGTCTTGCTCTATTGCTTGGGAAACTTACTCTTGAGCTGTCCCAGTGACTTCGAGCGTCGAGGACTTGGCTTATTGTATAGGATTCTGAAGATAGAGCCTCTGTATATAGGTGAATTTTTTAATTCGTAAGAATGTTTATTACTGCTATGGAATCAGCATACACACTCTATATTTCCTGAGCGACACTTTCGAATaaattttttcattcattcactgaTCATTAAAATAGTAAGAAAATGAGCACAGTAAGAAAATGTTCCCGATATGTAGACAATAATGCTTTGAAATCTCACGGTAAACTCAAAAGGTTAACATAAGCGCGCctcgagagagagataaaaaataaaaggCGATCACGGCACCCCAGCTGAGAGCTACCCATTAGTTGAAAGGAAAAGGAGAAATAAATTTCAGTAAAATGTGTTCGTGTCTCATCTATGTGTACCCGTACGCACACGCCGAAAGTATAGGACGAGTGGCTGAAAATacagaagaagaagatgatgatgatgatttatgggCTTCTCCTTTGAAACAAGTAGTTACCAAGCTTATATACTGTACGCGCCGCGGAAAACAGCAATTTCTTAGTTACCCTGTCGATGAGCAGCGTAAGTCCGATGAGACGAGTCTATCATCCTGTCAGCCCTCGATGCAGGCAACGGTGCTTTCATCTGCATTTCAAGCCGCGCAGAAGTTATTGCTCCTGATTCGTTATCTATATGTGGGCAGGTTGCACTGCTGCACTTATTCGTCCTGCTAATATTCAAGATCAGCTTAACGTGATATACTTGAAGTGCACATAAAGAAGACTTACTACTTTATCTTGACGGCACAGTTCTGATATGCAGATAATTTGTGAGGGGATGTGAGCGGCCCCTACGCATGCTCTTGGTATTGCAGGCTTGGACAAGAGAAAAGCGTCGCCGAAGATGCTCGTGCCGCTTATCCCCAGGGTAAGTAAGTTGATTTTTCAGCAGTGCTTCTACATTCTCACAGTTCACTTGTGCACCTCATTCAACGATGACAGGATAATGCCATGCAGATAATTCTACTGCGTGTTATAGAGCACCGCAATAATGTATTTGCGCGACAATTTTGCGACcagtccatactgctccgttcctgtggtggaatcagatgcataccacctaatatggacatgtacgggtttacaatcggaacgctcgcgtctcctactgcaagccggcctccgctacagtgtgacaaccagctatgaccgctggatacatgacaacagatttcacaaaacactgcttcaattcatacacaacacaggcctcacagcacacatataatacacatatacgctccaagaattatgccttaagggcaagccttcatcgcaaaaaaaaaagacaattttgCGTGAACTTCACTAGTTTGCTTGAACTCTATCTGTTTTTGAGAAGTGCAGACTCGAGTGGAGAACAGAGTTCTAACGTATTTTATTCAACGTAGCTTCACAATCAGTCACCACTAACTATGATGATTTTAGCTACGCTCTGCCCCCAAACATCTTCCCTACGCCCCAGCCTTCCTAATGTAATACTGCGGAAACAGTACTCTGacgttaaaaggacactaaaggcaaatactatgtTGACGTGGACTCTtgaaataccattccagaaactttgTAGCATTtattgttttgtgccaagaaaagacttagtttacgagaaaattgcgtcTGGAAGGTCCGCATGCCTTTAGCGCAGTTCGAATCGCCTGATCCCGAatggggagtggtgacgttgcgtaGGCCATCACCGCCTTttactgccgtcggtgagtaaaatggcgcccgacagacggcgctacggttttctgcgcaaaacgcaaacgcctTGCCATGGAGAAACCAAGCCAagtcgccactgcagctgctcttggtcaaggGGCGTGGGCAGTACTGGAATTCCGTGACATTACATGAACGTGGCATTCGCTGCTACTTGCAGTCTGTGCGAGCttcgcgagccagaaaaaccagcgcagcactacgcgataatgaCTCTACTGAAACGTGAAGGCGCGGGTGGCGCAGTGTATCGAAAACGATACCTTTCGACCCCCGcttcgttgtcaagggtaacgtcaatgaGTTCTCTTTTCTAAATGTCAGATAGAATGGGACAAGTAGCCTTTTCTTTCCtctataatgcaatacaatgatcTTTTTATTACAAGTGCTTGAGTACTAGTAAAAGAATTATATTGAAGGGTGTCTTCGCcatcgggctagtacttgaatgtacCGGGTGAGTCTCCAATCGTGTTCtgcatttgcctcaatttctAGATTATTGAAGCTTcattcgcgataatattgacgccccCTACACGTTCTCTAACACTAACTAATCTATCAGTTtcgcttgacttaatatttgccttcagtgtcccttaAAATCTTTATAAGAGGGGGAAGAGAAATAATTGGGTGCACCGCGTTTGGCAGCTGCAGAGTGCGTTGAGCCACACCAGAAGATATTGTCTGATTTTGTGTTGGCGCATAGAAAAGGAGTAATGTTGATGGGGAACCAATCTGTATATAGATCGTTACTAATATCGCGTCTAATAAGTTTACGCCTTGTTTACTAGACAGGAAAGAGGGGATTTTTCTCTCACTTGTCTCTTACCTGTAAAAAACCGTAATACGTTCACTTGCGGCTCGAAAAGATTTTATAGGCCCCCGGTAATCATGATCATCACATTGTCTTCGCAACAATGGGTGCCGCAATAAACAAACATTATTAAGTGCGGCGAGAAAAGAAGGCGATTTCTATCTTATGGTTTCTTGCTTCAGGAAGTGACGCTCTGTGCCATTATTTCTTCGAAGAGGCATGAGCGCTGCGAGGTTCCTAACCTCAAGATGGAGACATTGCGGCGTGTACATCAATGCACGAGATGGACGCAACGAGCACGTATGGCAAATAAGCAGCCTTAAGCGATGCCAGCGGCATGAATTTAAGTACGGGAAGATAAAAAGGTGGAAAAAATTGCAAGCAGTGAGAACACAAGCAGAATTGCACAAGAAAAATCCAGGCTTCGCTGAACAAGCGCAATGAAGCACAAGCAAAATAGCAGGTCAAATTGGCATTCGTGCGCACCAGTTGGTTTAAGTACAGCGAATCGGAGCGCCAGCGATATGACGCGACACAGGCGCGCAGCCATTGGTACAGTTGGCACCATAGCACCGGAGTCCATCGAGACGAAGCTGACCGCCCGAGAAGCGGCAATGGGGAGGCTCTCTGTGCTCATGTCCTCGCAGTTCGAAAATAGTCGTCTTTAAGCCAGTGCTATGTGTATCTGCTCGTTTTCAGATTCCAAAGACCGCCTCGATGCTGCTAAAGTTCTTCATCGAGCTCGAGAGCAAGGTGTCGATTATGCGCGAGCCGCTGTCACACTTCTGCCAGGAAGAGGCAGTTCTCCATGTGCAAGAGTGCCAACTCAAGCTCAACAAGCAGGTCATCATGTACGAGGACGTTCGCGATCTAGTCGAGAATTTGGTCCATAAGACGGTAACAATCCCTACCGAAGCTCCGCCGACCTGCCGCACAAGCTTCTATAGCGATGAGCTGTAACACCaacttcctgttttttttttgtatcctatGCAGTGCGTTCGAAGTTACTATCAAAGTTTTCCCACAGAAATGTGCAGCAGGTGCACAGAATAAAGTCGTGCAAGCTCTCACGTTCCGTAAGGTGGGCACAATGTACAAGTACATATATTTCATAAAGGTGTCGTTTGCATGATTTCGATAACGCAGAATACATTTGCTAATTGACGTTATTTTGTTACGAATTTGGCACATACTATGTATCATGAACTTGCTAGCGATGCGGGGGCATTTAACATAAACACGCAATTTAGAACTGTTCCACGCTTTCCACAATGTGGGGAACATGACGTTTGCTTAAACGCAGTGAAAACAAACTTCGCAGTGCTTTTCTGCAGTCGATGCACCCTGCGGCATAAGGATGCGTTCGCAGGCTAGATGGCAGTACATGTTTACGGATAGTATACTTACGTATGGTTTAACCACAGATGACTCTATGCGCTCTTTATAGAATACATggcacttgtcctgtgttcttttTCTCACTTGTCCATAGTCTGTGCGTGCATGCTGGGTAATATACGCACGTGTAGTCTATACGCAACAATTTTCTGTTAGCAACCACCGGAGTTTCTGCACCAGGCCTTTGTCCTGCTATGCTATGATATTACGAGCTCTTCCGGCGTCTGTTTTTAGCGAATCCAATGTGTCCCATTCTTGCTCTCAATTTTGGCTTCTTCGATCACAGCAGCCGTAGGATTTCTGTGTTAGCACCCTGCGCGGCATATTGCCACAAGGTCTTAACGAAGCCTTCTTTGTAAACGAGGATGCCGTCATGTCTAAAACGTATTTTTTCACTATGACGCACTGAGGATTAACTGCCGACGAACAGGTCATTGGCATACAAATAACTTTATTAGGAAAGAGTTGGCGCGACGTAACCGGTTGGCATAGAGCAGGATTCTTTTTCGCCTGAACACAAGGCTGAACTTGGCCCGCGTGCATTAAACTTAtcgggccgaattcacaaagcttttctttcgtaagtgctccCTCCCGTTGGCCAACTGGTTTTGCTAATATATTCAGCATCAgaattggctggaatttgctttTACGGAGAGACTGGTCGTATCGGCGCCGATCGTGCCATTATTAAACGGCGATCGCAACCATGAGTGGTGGGCACTCTAGTTTTATGGCCAATAATGTGACACTTTTACGTAAGAAATATTGTGACTACAAGCCCTGGGGACGAATTAGCGAAGTTTTTCTTTTGTAAGTGCCCTTAATTTGCCATTGCTTGGCCGCTTTCGCTAATATGTTCAGCGTCAGAATTGTCtgaaatttgctcttacgaacaattctatcgAATGAGTTTGTTGTTATTATGGGCCCCGATTCCCTGGTGTGACAATGCCTAAGCCAATCAGGGACTAAATTCGCAAAAATTTTCGGCGTAGATGCTGTTTCTTATTAGCCAGCCACCTTCGCTAGTAATGTGTCCTGCATTACACTCGGCTGAGATCTGCTCTTGCGAAGAGTTTTAGCGGAAGAACATTTTTGTGTTTTTGAGAATAAGAAGTGATTGAGGGGGAGGCAATTTCATTGCGGGCATATCGTCTGCTTGACGAAAAGACACTGGCTCTACCAAATATGAGAAGACTTGGAGCCTTTGACTTTCTATAGCCAGTCAGACCAAGGACATTGATGACAAAAGTACGAaatttttgtagcaattgctggcCGAATCCTAGAGAAATGAGTTTCCCTCAAACATCCCTAGGTTAAACTTCCGAATGTAAACTTTAATTTGCATAATTAAAACATAAATAATTGGTGCAAATTATAGAGCACTCAGTAAAATTGGTACCAATTAATTTCGCTCACCTGAACAAATAATACAGCTGCACGAGTATAATCTCCATATTTGTTATAGGTTTTAGTTTGAATGCGATTTGTAAAGAAAAAATACACAAGACCCCAAGCTTAGATGGCATCCTCCATGAAATCTTTGACGCGCAAAACAAGCATATACCGGCCGTATTTTCGCGTGTTGGTTGGCAGTACTGCTGATGGGAAGGCCTACATTAACTTTCATGATAcacctttttctttttagttctgCCAATTTATCACTCGCATTGGTCACTCATGGAAGGCTAAAGAAAAAAGTGCGCACACACGTGGTTTTCTGCTGGTGGTTTTCAGCGTGATAAAGAAAAATCCCGTTAGGACGCCGTTGCGAAACCATGGAGGAACTGATTTCGATAAATATTTTCGCAGACAGCATCAAACTTGTCTGAACAGCTAAAACTGCTGAAAAATCTCTACTCAGAGCATATAAAGCGATGTTCGCGTAGACATAAATTTACTTCTTGGCGAAGCGTATTTTACATTCTTGAACTTTAGCTTGGTGGCGTAGGTGGAGATTTATTTAATTTCCGCGAATGAAGAGTTACGTATGAAAATGTTTTGATTACTATACTATTAGATATTGCTGACCACAGAGCGCACAAACATTCTAACTTGTCTTGTTTAGGAATCGGATAGCATACGAATGCTCAATCACAGATCCACATGCTATTCTGTTCGCTTCAAATCTGCGCCACCAATTATGCCATTCCACATATCACAGCATAATTGAAATGTTACTAGCTCCCACTGAAATCTGAGAGACATCTAAATTAGCCCTCAGAAAAGATTTGAAGCATAATGTAAATTTTAAGAGTGAACTTCATCTTTAAGTGGAAATCATCAGCCTTGAGCGTAACAGCAACATTGAATACGACAACCATACAGCGACTGTATAGTTTCTTAATTTGTTTGCATGTTGAGTGCATGGGAAATAGAAGGGGCGTTCGGGTTCCCTATTTCCTGCAGACAAGTACGTTGCGATTTGCATGCAAACCGAAGGGCCATACTCTCTGAGGTGCTGTTTAATAATACGTTGAATAAGCGCGCAAGGAAGATTTTGTGGACGAGCACGCTGAATAATGTCCGACATTGTTTATTGCGCAGTGTATAAAGAAACATACGGAAAGTGCGAAAGAACTCGGTACCACTGCACGCAAGCTGACCATCATTGTGGGCGAGGTTGCGACATCCTTGGATAAGATTGCCGAAGTCCTCGTCACACACTGGCTGGCCATCGGTGACGCTATTGTCAATAACGTTGACAATACAAGGGAGCCTCCGGAACAGACGAGTAGTTCCGTGTGGCATCAGATACCTATTTATGGGGGGGTTATGTGTTTTACCTCAAACAGGACATTGCGAGCATGACGTAAAGAGCATGACGTTGCGCTGTATCGATTGAAGTGCATACGTATACATGTAATCCTTGAGATCCGACAGCGTTGGCACGTGTAATAATGACATGGTAAGGCGTATGCTAATATAAGCCAACACTGCATGCTTGGGGAAATGCACGGTCGCTGTGCGTGAATACTCCTTACAAAGTTAGTGTCAGAAATAGGAAATCACTGCTGGAAGATAGTCCAAATTAAAGTAGGCGCGTTGTATGAGATAagattacccgccgcggttgcttagtggctgtggtgttgggcttagttactaagcacgaggccgggggatcgaaacccggccacggcgaccgcattttgatgggagcgaaatgtaaatacacccgtgtgcttagatttaggtgctcgttaaagagcaccaggtggtccaactttccagagtcccccactacggcgtgcctcataatcagatcgtggtttttgcccGCAAAATTCCATAATTTAGCTCGAGATAAGATTATAACCGCTCAGTCTAACTTCCGGCCTTGCGTCACCTACGAAGTGCATGATGTGCGCATTTTCGCGTTTTGTTCTTCTCGCTCTCTTCTGCATTTCGGAATTAATTACTTTCTATAAAGGGGATACTTACGAAATGTCCATCGCTATTTCATTGTTGGTAAAACCATGTCATCCTGTTTTTCGACTGGGCGTTTTCCTTTTGCCATCCCCGTAAGATGGAACGTATAAAAACAccagcaaacaaaataaaaaaaaggtacCCCAAACACAGGGCGTCAATACTGGGCGCAAATGTCGTGAGGTCACACGCGTTTGTACTGCCATTGAAGTGTCAGCCACACGTAATTGCAAAAGAGCGTGCAGGATCTGCACGAATATTCATTAAATTATTTTTCTCAGCCTTTGAAGAAATCGGAGGAAATGTTTTCGCAGACGTGCGCGTCAAAGCAACTGCGTTTGGTCGTTGTGACTCGTTCAAACCCCTGTGCGACTGGAGCTTTACttcatcggtatagatgtgcggCATGTTTTTACACAGTAAGCAGCTCCTTAGGAAGTTGTAGGCGAAAACGCGGAGAAGCGGAAACAATTTAATGGTCTATTACTTCATGATACCTTGTCATGGTGGGCACAcgttctgctgctgaagtgcaaGATCGAGGGTTTCCTTTTCGACCGCGGCGACCATATTTCGATGGCGACGGAACACAACGCCCGTGCGCCGAGCCTCCTGCGCCGCAGGTTACAGAACCCCCGGTAGCCAGAAATTATCGGGAACTCTCCAGTATATACGGCGCCTCTTATGGCGCTTGCATTTATTTGGAAACATTAAACATCCCCAATCAACTTCGCGCCGGGATCTCGATAACGCTTTTAAACATGAATATGCGTGTTATTCACTTCCAGTACGCAGACGTGGTCAGTTCTAACAACGAGATGGTCCTTCCTGGGTGATGTGCTGTTCGAAATCGACGGCGTGTTAGCACATGACCGACACCAATGTCCCGTCGAAGTCTACAGCAGCTGATACACAGACCGACTGCATCATTATTGGCCCTGCCCTCGGACAACTGTTTTCTCGTATCTGTATGAAACCTGTATTATTGTATACGGCAAAAAGTGCATAACTTTCAAATGCTTGTATTATGCCATTTAAAGAGATCGCTCGCAAGCTTCCCTCCATAACGCATTTGTTATTTTGGCAGTATTTCGCCATTGCATTTTTGTGTGATATTATGGTATGTTGGAATACTTTCTCTAATTACGCTTCATTGGAGGGGAACGTCTATTCAATGCACCATAATAAGAAGGAACATTGCTGATGTCGCGGATTTAGCATGTACTTAGACACTGTGCTGCGATCCTGCAGGCTGTAATCCAGTTGCTTCTGGCTTGCATTATTAAAGAAAATCTAAGTATGTGTGTGAACTCGGAGCTGGCAGTGATGTAAGTGAGCAACTCTGTGTGGGGAAATACTTTATCTAGATGACTGTAGTAATAACACTTTTGAATGACTATTGCGAAGCTGCTACACTGACATAATTGCGAAGTCTGGCAATACCAGTGAGAACACTGTGCTCACCGATCCGTCTTGGCCATTTTGTTTGCTTTCTATGTTTCAGTAAAGCCAATGCTTCCACTAATACGCACCTCGGAGATCTTGGCGTCATGTTTTTGTGAAGAGTGCACCTTTCCCCTTTCGTTAGCCGGTCTTTTCAGTGATAACAGTGTGCTTGTTTAGAGGATGAATGAGCCTATACTGAATACGCATATTCCAACTCGGCAGGCTGCTATGATGGCCTCATGCTTTCTTGTCAAACCATTTTCTTCAGTTGTAAATGTAGCGTTCGCGTGAGGCAGCTTGCCGTGATAATTGTCGCGTATCCAGCTTTACAATGAATGTGTATGTCCAGCCAACTTGTACGCTTTATGACATGAAAAATATAAACGTGGGGCTCTTGTGATGAAGCATAGCAGCAAGCTTCAACAGGCGCACTTCGCGTTTCGTTTTCCTTTGAACAATGCCTGATCCCGTCATTAGTTAGGAAGCGCAGTTgtgaaacaggaaaaaaagaaagagaaaacagatAAGCTTGCACGCACACCACAACAAATCTCTGAAAAATTATTACCATGCAATTCTCTAATAAGCTAACAGAAACAAATACCTATGGTTTGTCCCTGTTTGTCGCCCAAGGTGCAAACATAAGTTTCAGCTGGCCTATGATGGTCACattgagtgaaaaaaaaggaaattaaaacGACGCTGTATAATTTGATGACAGTGGTATGGGTGGGGCAAGTACACCCCTCTatgcagggtgtttttttttttagctgcaccaataaAAAAggaattgcctgtggcaggtaatacaattctaacccttgatctaaattactcgatgaggcggccattacttatACGAGAAATCAAAATTATCATCAAATCATCACCAAATCATCAAAATTATCATCAAAATTATCATCAAATCAAATTATCATTTTAatgaattactttacggcacatatttaaatctacgaattatagccgctgagttcacacggcgtatccacttggaacgaattctctggacagcaccagttccgagatattaattttcgaaGTGTCCGTCGAAACGTATTGGTGTTCCAACTACTtcagtgcttcaatgcataaaacagtgaTTTCTTAAAAAAGTACCACAGGTAGGCGCCGCCCCGGGAAAAGCAGGCGGCACAGCGGCAGGGCTCAAAAGAAAGCATTACGGAAGGCCAATCTTATGTAGGCGACATGAAAAGTGAACTAACCGGGCGTTTTCATTTAACCTCGGCTGACAGATTACGCCACTTCGGAAAAATGTGTCCATACATGTGGGTTGGGGCCTTGCACATTCTGTCATCTACAAACATCTGACCTTGTAATTTTCTCCTCACTGAATGCTCAGATCATGTTAAATCTCCAACTCACGAAGGTCACCATAACTTGGCATTCCCTCGAATGAAATGACCTTGACTGTTTGCTTTAGCGAATATTTGATGATTACACAATGCTTGTTTGTTTCAGAGGTGGATAATTAACTGTCAGGAAACCTTTTTCTAGGAATGCAAGTACTGTAGCATCTAGTAATGGAATGTATATAATTTTCCTTCCTTTTGTTGGCACCCTGTGATTGCTGTTGTGCTGTATCAGAGGGTCTTGagactgcaggcagtcatttgcTGTTATGTTTAACGACTCAGAAACTATTATTGTGTTGTtcaaataaacttcaacttcaaagaAGACCTGAGGTCGAACCCCTGACGACCCCGTGAACTGTCCAAAGTTTTCTTCTCCAGCATCAACAGCCGACAATCACCAGCTCTTTTGGCGCTGCCCACAAACGAAAGCTATACTGAAAGAGAGGCTTGCAAGTGTTGCCGTTTAGAAGCTACGAGCGGATCAGACAGACGGTTACAACAATGGGCTCAGGAGCTGTAAGTTCGCTAAGTCGCTGCTGAAATTTCTTCTTGCGGATGATCTCGACGCTTTCATTTAAATACACATGTGTGCGGCATGGCAAGGTTcacgaaaaaaaatgcagctcgAAGGATAAcacttgtacgcagatgacactcACGGAATAGTTGGTCTTCAGCGTGACAAAGTTATCGCCACTTTCGGTATTTGTGTCTTCATTCATGAGGTTAAGCTGTTAAAGCATTAAAACATAAAGGAACTTCACAATTCAAGAACAgcaagcaaagaaaacaaaaaaatatacatacAGGAACGGGATTTCTGTTGAATCGCAGGTACGAATTGGAACTGACTACAATACGGAATCCCTTCGTTAAGTCATAATACTACAGCGACACTATAGTGACACTTTAGTACACTACAGTGGTAACACCAGACGATACAGAACCTATGTAATGGCGGAGCTTTCCGTCTGGTTTCATGGCACCGCAGAAAGGCGTTGGGCTCTCGAGTTTGAGGTCCTGGGTTCGAATTCTGTAAAAGCATTTTTTTCTGTGTTACATTTTAAGTTGCTGCATTATTTTTCTCATTTTACGTCTGCCTTGTTCTTTAATCATTTGCTTCACCACCACGCCTGACAAGGAGAGCTCCTGTCAAGGGGAATCAAGCTACCCGTTGCGTAGCCCAGGAAGAGAGGCTGAGAGGAGGGGTGACATAGGTAAATGTCGCTTGAGCAGCCACAAACCACTGattaatgacacgttgttacctGGCTACAGTGCCGCCCCAGTGAGATGGGCCAG
This Dermacentor albipictus isolate Rhodes 1998 colony chromosome 1, USDA_Dalb.pri_finalv2, whole genome shotgun sequence DNA region includes the following protein-coding sequences:
- the LOC135905876 gene encoding uncharacterized protein, yielding MPESHMLPPLVQKPGRGKRNDMAVPGASSDKPGLDKRKASPKMLVPLIPRIPKTASMLLKFFIELESKVSIMREPLSHFCQEEAVLHVQECQLKLNKQVIITQTWSVLTTRWSFLGDVLFEIDGVLAHDRHQCPVEVYSS